Proteins encoded within one genomic window of Hermetia illucens chromosome 2, iHerIll2.2.curated.20191125, whole genome shotgun sequence:
- the LOC119647990 gene encoding uncharacterized protein LOC119647990 produces MCANLCCEGNSMSLVFVLLLFVVCSQSVTASTTDANSNGKPPYETQRAQCTVTAGEVQASAEASVSKTLEGVCGSDEMKLAFASLELKLTQELETIKELIRSMQGSKILPTGDRDIPQQRSQGSEPHVLLVSSSTPRQINTLHTAYPEKTKVGIKPEITSKSDKASKNLKFLPTNQSLKTWKSSRDAEVDKLNNTMLSGVETKLFAYYWKLDKFTQKLKSNVSIDHSPMFAILGKRLRLKAVFNHLNRDFLYLLVENASNVRDEFQSVFLETGNMFKPLQTKFKFKHKIAVLEQTTTSNLDLESQEFTSIESGFLIPNSALLTNSYLKNDTILVKLIVYL; encoded by the exons ATGTGCGCTAATTTATGTTGTGAAGGAAATAGCATGAGTTTGGTGTTTGTcctgttgttgtttgttgtttgttctCAAAGTGTCACAGCTTCTACTACTGATGCAAATTCGAATG GAAAACCACCATATGAGACTCAAAGGGCGCAATGTACGGTTACTGCCGGAGAAGTACAAGCCAGCGCTGAAGCGAGCGTTTCGAAAACTTTGGAAGGTGTATGTGGATCGG ATGAAATGAAACTAGCTTTTGCAAGTTTAGAACTAAAATTAACCCAGGAGTTGGAAACCATCAAAGAACTAATAAGGAGCATGCAGGGGTCTAAAATTTTACCAACGGGTGACCGAGATATACCTCAGCAACGCAGTCAAGGATCAGAGCCCCACGTCTTATTAGTGAGTTCATCGACACCCCGGCAGATTAACACTTTACATACTGCCTATCCAGAGAAAACCAAGGTCGGAATTAAGCCAGAAATCACTAGCAAATCAGACAAGgcttcgaaaaatctgaagttcCTTCCGACAAACCAAAGTCTAAAAACTTG GAAATCTTCTCGCGATGCCGAAGTTGATAAGTTGAACAATACAATGCTCTCCGGGGTGGAGACGAAACTTTTCGCCTACTATTGGAAATTGGATAAATTTACTCAGAAGCTCAAGTCGAATGTTTCAATTGATCACagtccaatgtttgccattttgG GCAAACGTCTGAGACTTAAAGCAGTGTTCAACCATTTAAATCGAGACTTTTTGTATTTATTAGTGGAGAATGCAAGCAACGTCCGGGATGAGTTCCAAAGTGTATTTCTGGAGACAGGAAACATGTTTAAACCActtcaaacaaaatttaaattcaagCATAAAATTGCAGTTCTGGAGCAG ACTACCACGTCAAATTTGGACTTGGAATCCCAAGAATTCACGAGCATAGAAAGTGGTTTCCTGATCCCAAACAGCGCATTACTGACAAACTCGTATTTAAAAAATGACACAATCTTAGTTAAATTAATCGTATATTTATAA
- the LOC119647989 gene encoding eukaryotic peptide chain release factor subunit 1 produces the protein MSNEETSADRNVEIWKIKKLIKSLEMARGNGTSMISLIIPPKDQISRVSKMLADEFGTASNIKSRVNRLSVLGAITSVQHRLKLYTKVPPNGLVIYCGTIVTEEGKEKKVNIDFEPFKPINTSLYLCDNKFHTEALTALLADDNKFGFIVMDGNGALFGTLQGNTREVLHKFTVDLPKKHGRGGQSALRFARLRMEKRHNYVRKVAEVATQLFITNDKPNIAGLILAGSADFKTELSQSDMFDPRLQSKIIKLVDVSYGGENGFNQAIELAAESLQNVKFIQEKKLIGRYFDEISQDTGKYCFGVEDTLRALELGAVETLICWENLDIQRYVLKNHANSTSTTVLHLTPEQEKDKSHFTDKESGVEMELVESQPLLEWLANNYKSFGATLEIITDKSQEGSQFVRGFGGIGGILRYKVDFQSMQLDDIDNDYYDLDSY, from the exons AAATGGCACAAGCATGATATCATTAATTATTCCACCTAAAGATCAAATTTCCCGTGTAAGCAAAATGTTAGCTGATGAATTTGGTACTGCATCGAATATAAAATCTCGCGTGAACAGACTTTCTGTCTTGGGTGCCATTACCTCCGTACAGCATCGACTAAAACTGTACACCAAAG TGCCTCCAAACGGTTTAGTAATTTATTGTGGCACTATCGTCACAGaagaaggaaaggagaaaaaagtCAATATAGATTTCGAACCATTTAAGCCAATTAATACTTCACTTTATCTGTGCGACAACAAATTTCATACTGAAGCATTAACGGCGCTTTTGGCAGATGATAATAAATTCGGTTTTATAGTTATGGATGGTAATGGCGCTCTATTCGGTACACTCCAG GGAAATACCAGAGAAGTTTTGCATAAATTCACAGTAGACTTGCCGAAGAAACACGGTCGTGGTGGTCAGTCAGCACTTCGTTTTGCCCGTCTGCGTATGGAAAAGAGGCACAATTACGTTCGAAAAGTGGCGGAAGTGGCAACACAATTATTTATCACAAACGATAAGCCAAACATAGCAGGACTAATTTTGGCTGGTAGTGCTGATTTCAAAACTGAATTGAGTCAATCGGACATGTTTGATCCT AGGTTGCAAAGTAAAATTATCAAACTGGTGGATGTATCTTATGGCGGCGAAAATGGATTCAATCAAGCAATAGAGTTGGCAGCTGAATCATTACAAAACGTGAAATTCATTCAAGAGAAGAAACTAATCGGCCGATACTTTGATGAAATTTCTCAG GATACGGGGAAATACTGTTTTGGTGTTGAGGATACTCTACGAGCATTGGAACTTGGTGCTGTAGAGACTTTAATTTGCTGGGAAAACTTGGACATTCAACGATATGTTTTAAAAAATCATGCGAACTCAACATCGACCACAGTATTACATCTGACGCCCGAACAAGAAAAAGACAAGTCTCATTTCACGGACAAAGAG AGTGGGGTTGAAATGGAATTGGTGGAATCCCAACCGTTGCTTGAATGGCTTGCGAACAACTACAAGAGTTTCGGTGCTACACTGGAAATTATCACGGATAAATCACAAGAAGGTAGTCAATTTGTGAGAGGATTCGGTGGTATCGGAG GTATTTTACGTTACAAGGTAGACTTCCAGAGCATGCAACTAGATGATATTGATAATGACTATTATGACTTAGATAGCTATTAG